The Dyella sp. 2HG41-7 genomic interval GATCAACTGCGCGCGCGCCGACGGTCGATTACCCAGATAGAAACCGTGTTCGGTATCGAAAGTCAGCAGATTGAAGGGTCGATAATTCGGCGCCGCGGGAAGCAGCGCACGCGCATGGCGTGTGGCGTCGTCGGGCCCGATCAAATAATCCGTCGCCAGCAATCCGCGCGATGTGCCGTGCTGCGGATCGCGCGGATCGCGCACATTGGTGACCACGCAGCATCGTCCCGCCTCGGTGACGCCCAGCCACGTGCCGCCCGCTTCAAGATCGCGTCCGCCGATGATCGGCAGATCGGTCCAGCGTGACAGAGGCGCGCTGGGACGTGCGTGAAATTCGTCGCGATTGCCGGCGAGCAACAGACGCCAACGCGGATGGATTTGCCAAGCAAAGGCGATCAGGCACATGAAAGGCTTCCACTCCTATTGTTGCGTTATGCCGCGCGACGGCGCACCGCATCGGCCCAACGAGCGGCGACACGCGGCGACGTCATGCAAACGGCCTCATCGGTGACGGTGGTCACCGCGCGTTCCAACAACTGAATATCGGCTTCATGCTGACGCGCCACATGCGGGTCCTCGAAGAAGATCGCGCGATGGCAACGTCGCTCCAGTACCAGATCGGCAATCTGCGCATCGCCGCCCATCGGTCCGCTCTTAAAGCGATCGACCCATTCTTTGTCTTGCGGCCAACCGCGACTCCACGCCAGCTCGTTCAATTGCTGACCGGTCGTACCGGTGCCGACGCGCCGCGCGAAACGCGAGAGTACGTCGAAGTGATCGGACGCGTACGCCATCATTTGCGGTTTCATGGCATCGTGCGCAATCAGCGCAATGGTTTGTTTTTCCAACGCGTACAAATCGTCAGCGCCGGGATCGGGTGCGAATCCCGCTTGAATCCGCTCCATCTCGACCCAGTCGCGCGCCGACGCCACGGTGGAAATAAACGGCTTCTGATGAATCACGCATTGGCGCTTCAACGCCACCGCCTCGGGAAACGTGGACGACGGGTCGACCGGATTGATCAGATAGATCGCGCCGTCCAAGGTGCGATTCGGCTCGGGCATGCCGACTACTTCCGCCACCAACTTCATCAAGCCGCCTTCATGGCCGTACGGATAGCGCACCAAGCCCGCGTAATCCTTGAGATAACCGACGCGGACGATCGCCGCATAAGTGCGCCCCACCGCATGCAAATGCAAGTTCAGTTCGCGAATCCCGTGCTCGCATGCCCGTAGCCAATGAAATAACGCCGCGTTGTCCTGGTCGTGATGAAACGCGTTGGCGGCAAGGCCCATGCGCATGTGATATGCCTCTTTGTAATTAACCAAAAAACCAGTAACACACGCCAATCGACGCCAGCACGCCGGTGAGATCGGCCAACAATGCACACCCGACCGTGTGCCGAACGCGACGAATGCCGACCGCGCCAAAATACACGGCAACGACATAAAACGTAGTCTCCGTGCTGCCCTGTATCGTCGCCGCGACCAGGGCCGGAAAGCTGTCGACGCCCGAATGATGCATGGTTTCGATCAACATGGCGCGTGCCGCGCTTCCCGAAAACGGCTTGACCAGCGCCGTTGGCAATGCATCCACGAAACGCGTATCCAGACCTGCATGCTGCGTAAGCCAGCGCACGCCGTCCAACGCGAAATCCAGCGCCCCCGATGCGCGCAACACGCCCACCATGCACAACATGGCGACGAGGTACGGCAGGATTTCCTTCGATACGTCGAAACCCTGCTTGGCGCCGTCGATAAAACTCTCGAATAACGGCACGCGCTTATACGCGCCAGCGCACAAGAACACGATGATGATGCCGAACAAAGCAAGATTGCCAAGTAGCGACGAAAGCGAGGCAAGCGCGGCGGCCGTCAGTGAGGCAAGAAAGGCGAGAAAACCGCCCAGCAGCAATCCACCACCCAAAAACCATGCAAGCACGACCGGGTCCCATAGCCGCAGTCGCTGCATATAGGCGACCGACAACAGGCCAACGAGATTCGACGCGAAGTGCGCCAGCAGAATCGGCAGAAAAACCAAGGTCGGATCGTGCGCACCAGCCTGCGCGCGATACATAAATACTGTCACCGGCAACAATGTCAGCGACGATGCGTTGAGCACAAGAAATAGAATCTGCGCATTGCTGGCCGTAGTTTCGGACGGATTGAGCGTTTGCAGTTCGCGCATCGCGCGCAAGCCGATCGGTGTGGCGGCGTTATCCAGTCCGAGCGCATTGGCGGCGAAGTTAAGCGTGATCAATCCGATCGCCGGATGTCCCCGCGGAACGTCCGGCATCAGCCGCGCGAACAACGGCCCCAACCAACGCGCCAACTGATCCACCAGACCTGCTTTCTCGGCGATACCGAGAAAGCCCAGCCACAAGGTCAACGTGCCGAACAACAGCAACATCACCTTGACCGATAGATCGGCCATCTCGAACAGCGAACCAACGATGGCGGCAAACACAGTTTCGTCGCCGCCGACGAGCCAGCGAAGCAGCGCCGCCAAGGTGGCGGCCATAAAGAAGCCGAACCAAAGGCGGCTCAGCATGCGGTCGTCGGATGCACGAGAAAAGTGACCATATCCCGCATTGTCGACGACAGCGGACGCACAAGCCAGCCTTGCCTGGGCGCCGCGTTCAAAGAAAAAGGCGCGCCGGTTGTCCGGCGCGCCTCGGCTTTCCGTGGAAAGCTTGCTAACTCGTGGGCTTAGAACTTCACCTTGACGCCCACGTTCCAGAACCGCCCGACAATACCGGCGAAGTCATAGGTCGGGTTGTACAAGTTTGCTGCGTAGTTCAGCGGATCGATCGGCGGCTTGCGATTGGTCACGTTGTCCACCGAGGCGGTGACCGTGATGTGGTCGTTGATCTTGTACGAACCCACCAGATTGCCGTAAGTGAACGACGCCAGCGTGCAGTTCGACGCCAGTGGTCCGCCGTTCGCGCCCAAGGTGTCGAAGCATGCGGTGGTGCCGGTGACGTCTTGCGCCGATTCGTACTGATGACTGGTGTAGTAGATCGTCGCCGTTAGGCTGAGCGGGCCGTATTCGACCGTGTTCGCCCAACTGCCGCGCGTGCGTGGCGTACCCGCGCCGGAGGACAGGTTGTACGGGCCTTGCGTGCCGACGTAGCTCTCGATGTTCCCCGCGATATCTTCCTTCCACTGAAAGATCTGCGTGCCCTGCAGTTCGCTGATGTACTTGATGCCATTGCTGAAGTCGAAGTGCGCCTGCAGATCCAGATCAACGCCGGTGGTCTTCAACCAATCGCCGTTGACGTAATCCGCGCCCACGAATACAGGCCGCAAAGGCGCAGTGGGATGCTGCGGATCGGGCGTATCGAACTGGATGGTGTAGCCCGGCAACACGGTGCCCGTGTTGTAGTAGTTCAATAACGCGATGCCTGGGTCCGCCGGAACGATAACGTTGCTCTTGCGAATGTTGTAGTAGTCGATAGACGCGTTCAACCAACTGACCGGTTGCACCACGACACCGAAGGTGAAGCTCTGCGATTTCTCCGGCTTCAAGTTGGGATTACCCGAATTACCCTCTTCAAGCGCGTACGGAACCGTCACATAATTGGAATTACCGTGCGCCGCCAGGAATGACGCTGGTGCGCCCTGGCTTTGCACTGAGCTGTTGACGAAACCCGCGCTGAAGCTGCCCGGACCTTCGCCGAATTGCGGAGCGCGGAATCCCTTCGAATATGTACCGCGCACGGCCAGCCATTCTGCCGGCTTCCACTTCAAACCAATCTTCGGCGAGAAGTTGTTGCCGATGTGCGGATAGTGGTCGAAGCGTCCCGAAACGTCGGCCTCCAGGCTCTCTAACAGCGGTGCGTCGAATTCGGCGTAGATACCGCTGACGTTGCGCGAGCCGGTAATGAATGTATTACCCAACGACTGATAGATACCGCCCGGATTGAGCTGCTCCTGCAACTGCGCTTCATGACGGAACTGCACGCCGGCGGCGAGACCGGTGGCGCCACCAGGCAAATCGAACAATTCGCGATTGACGTTGAAATCGAACACGTCCATGTCCGCGTGATTCTGCGCGATATCCGGCGGCGCGATCGCGTTGCGTTCGGCCTGCGTATTCGACGACGGATTGGCGAAGTTGTACGTGCCGTTGGCGAGTGCGTTGAGCAGACCTTGGTAGCTGATCAAACCCGTGTTGGTGTAACCCATCCACGCGTGATTGCCGACCACCGATGCCTCGTAGTTCCAATCACCGAAGGTACCTTGCAGGTCGATCATGCCGCGCACATTGTGCGTGTCGGTGTTGGTCAGGGCTGGAAGATCGCCGAATGCATAATTGATCAGCGCGTACTGGCCCGGGAACGGGTTGGATGGGTTCCCCGGCGGCAGCTCGATGGCGTCGGTGTTGTGCGGCACGCCGGACTGAATCTGAAATGGCGTACCCACTGCATGGAGCACGCTCTGGTAGTAGCTCACATCGGCATAAGCTTTGGTCGTGTCGTTGAACTTATAGGTGAAACGCCCATAGATGCCATCGCGGTTCGTGTACTGCTGGGCGTGACCGTATTGATAAGCCTGATCCTGTGCGCAGTAAGTGCCCGTGTTCGGACCCGTGCCCGGAACAGTTTCGAGTTGCGTACCGCCTGTGCACGGACCTAGCGGCTGGAAGGGGCCGGTGGCCGCGCCGCCCGCCGTCGTTCCAGCCGGCGCTACCGTGCCGATCGTGGAACCATTGGTGTTCAACGGATTGCCGTTGCGAAGATCCGGACCGCCAATGCCGGTGAAGTTCGAACTGTTGAACGGATAGCTGCGCTTGCTCAACGGGATCGACTGGTCCTGATTCCATTCGGCGCCCATGTAAGCGTTGTAGTGATCCGCGTTCAGATCGCCCATACCGGCCAACAGCGTAGCGTGCTTGTGGAAGCCGCCTCCGCGTTGCGAGTTGCCGACTTCGGCAGTGGCTTCGACACCCTGATAACCGGGCTTGAGAATGATGTTGACCACGCCGGCGATCGCGTCAGAACCGTAGATCGACGACGCACCGTCCTTCAGCACTTCGATGCGTTCGACGGCAACCAGTGGAAGCGACTGCAGGTCGACGAACGAACGAATACCGTCATCGACCAGCGGATAACTGGCCGCGCGCTTGCCGTCGACAAGCACCAACGTGGAGTTCACCGTCAAGCCGCGCAGTGCGACACCGGATGAACCGGTTGCAAAACCTGCGTAGAACGATGGCGGAATCGTACCGCTGTTATCCGCGGACACGGCGCGCACGACGTCGGAAACGTTAGTGAAGCCCGAACGCGCAATGTCTTGCGCGGTGATGACCGTAACGGGCGATGGTGTTTCGGTATCGACGCGCGGCAAAGCAGAACCCGTGACGGTGATGGTCTGCAATTGCTTGGCATTGCCTTGCGACGCTTGTGGGGACGGCGCAGTAGTCTGCTGCGTTTGCGCGGCGGGTTGCTGTGTTTGTGTTGTTTGCTGATCTTGCGGGGCAGTGCTTTGTGCAAAAACCGCTCCGGGGACGGGCGCTAGCAGTAAACCTGCAAGCGTGAGAGCAAGTTTGTTACGTTTCATTTTGGAACCCCTCCAATGGATAAAACCGAAAAGGTTTACCGCTTGTGAGTTTTCCAATCGATCCGCTGGATACAAAGTGAAAAAGGGTATCCCTCCTGAACCCTAGCGCGGTCTAACACACCGGAACGCTATGGACAAGTCTTTAACATTGGCAATTTATTGCGTTTTCGCGTGAAGAAAACGCAGTTGCGCATGAAGTGCGTGCGCGCCGTTGGCGTCGTATAGCCATCTAAAACGATTACAGAAAAACTGAATATCAGCACATGAATTTACGAATTCACTGAACGTTGAAGTGAAAAAATGTGTTTGTACGGCCGTCTAACTTTTCATACTCGCAAAAATAACGGCGCGCCGAAAACGACGCGCCGTTATGGGATGTAGCAACTCTGCGACTGCGATGCATCGTGCGATCGTTTGCACGATGCATCGGGATTGCAGCGATTAGAGCTTGACCTTCACGCCGACGTTCCAGAAGCGCCCGACGATGCCGGGGAAGCTGTAGGTCGGGTTGTACAAGTTAGCTGCGTAGTTCAACGGATCGATCGGCGGCTTCTTGTCCGTCACGTTGTCCACCGAAGCGGTAAACGTGATCTTGTCGTTCAACTTGTAGCTGCCCACGAGGTTGCCGTAGGTGAACGAGCCCATGGTGCAGTTGTTGGCCAACGGACCACCATCGGCTGCCAGCGCATCGGCGCAGAACGGGTTGTTGGTCTGATCTTCGGCCGCTTCATACAAGTGGCTGGTGAAGTAGACCGTCGCCGTCACGCTGAACGGACCGTATTCGACGGTGTTCGCCCAGTTGCCGCGAGTACGCGGCGTGCCAGCGCCCGACGACAGGCCATACGGACCCTGCGTACCGACGTAGCTCTGAACCTGACCGCCCACGTCTTCCTTCCACTGGAAGATCTGCGTGCCCTGCAGTTCGCTGATGTACTTGATGCCGTTGCTGAACGCGAAGTGCGCTTGCAGGTCCAGATCCAGACCGGTGGTCTTCAGCCAATCGCCGTTGACGTAATCGGCGCCGACGAAGATCGGGCGAAGCGGCGCACCGGGATGCGTCGGATCGGCGGTATCGAACACCATCGTGTAGCCCGGCAGCACCGTGCCGTTCGCAAAGTAGTTAGCCAACGCCGGACCGGGGTTCGCCGGAACGATCACGTTGCTCTTGCGGATGTTGTAGTAGTCCAACGAAGCGTTCAACCAGCTCGTCGGCTGCACCACCACACCGAAGGTGAAGCTCTGCGACTTCTCCGGCTTGAGGTTGGGGTTACCCGTGCTGCCCAGCTCGATCGCGTACGGATTGCTGACGTAAGCGTCGCCGCCGTGCGCGGCGAGGAAGGAAGCCGGAGCGCCCAGACCCGCAACGGAGTTGTTGGTGAAGCCTGCGCTGTAGCTGCCGGAGCTCTCACCGAACTGCGGAGCGCGGAAACCCTTCGAGTAGGTGCCGCGAACAGCGAGCCAATCGGTGGGCTTCCACTTCAGGCCGACCTTCGGCGAGAAGTTGTTGCCAACGCTCGGGTAATGGTCGAAACGGCCGGAAACGTCGGCTTCGAGGCTCTCGAGAATCGGAGCATCGAATTCGCCGTAGATACCGCTGACGTTACGCGAACCGGTAATGAAAGTTGCGCCCAGACCCTGGTAGATGCCGCCCGGATTGAGCGGCTGCTGCAGCTGGCCTTCGTGACGGAACTGCACGCCACCGGCGAAGCCCGACGCACCACCGGGAAGATCGAACAATTCGCGGTTAACGGTGAAATCGAACACGTCCATATCGGCGTGATCGGTCACGTTGTACGGCGGCGCCACCGAATTGCGAACAGCCTGGCTGTTGGCCGACGGATTGGCGAAGTTGTACGTGCCGTTGTTGATCGCGTTGATCAGACCCTGGTAGCTGATCAAGCCCAGGTTCGTGTAGTCGAGCGACTGATGGTTGCCCACGACCGACGCTTCGTAGTTCCACTCGCCCCATGCGCCTTGCAGATCGAGCACGGCACGCAGGTTGTGGTCGTCGGTGATCGACTGCGAAGGAATATCGCCGAACGCGTAGTTGATGTACGCGTACTGGTTGCCGAACGGATTGGACGGGTTACCCGGCGGCAGCTGGATCGTGTTGGTGTTGTTCGGCACGCCCGACTGAATCTGCGACGGCGTACCATTGATGATGGTCTTGTTCTCGTCGTAGCTCAACGAGGCGTAAGCCTTCGTCGTGTCGCTGAACTTGTAGGTGAAGCGGCCGTACAAACCGATGCGGTTCGAATACTGCTGAGCGAAACCGTACTGGTGCTGCTGGTCCTGCGCGCAGTACGAGCCCGCCGCATTCGTCACCAGCTGCATGTTGCTGCTGCAAGCGCCCAGCGGTTGGGTCGGACCCGTGGCGGCGCCGCCCGGAGCCGTGCCAGCCGGCGTCACCGAGCCGACGGTCGAACCCTGGTTGTTGGCCGGGTTGCCCCAGCGCAGATCGTTACCACCGATGCCGGTGTAGTTGGAGCTGTTGAACGGATAGCTGCGATCGCTAAGCGGAATCGCCTGATCCTGTTCCCACTCGGCGCTCAGGTAGGTGTTGTAGTGATCCGAATTCAGATCGCCCATACCGGCCACCAGCGTGGCGTGCTTGTGGAAGCCGCCGCCATGCTGCGAGTTGCCGATTTCGGCAGTGCCTTCTACGCCCTGGAAGGAGGGCTTGAGGATGATGTTGACCACGCCCGCGATGGCGTCCGAACCGTAGATCGACGACGCACCGTCCTTCAGGACTTCGATGCGCTCGACAGCGGCGAGCGGGATCGTGTTGAGGTCGACGAACGAACGGATGCCGTCGTCCACCAGCGGGTAGCTGGCGGCGCGCTTGCCGTCGATCAGCACCAGCGTGGAGTTCACGGTCAGGCCGCGCAACGCAACGCCCGACGAACCCGCCGCGAAACCGGCGTAGAACGAATTCGGGATGCTGCCGCTGTTGTCGGCGGAAACGGCGCGCACCACGTCGGAGACGTTGGTGAAGCCGGTACGTGCAATGTCAGCTGCGGTGATCACTGTCACCGGCGACGGCGTTTCGGTGTCGACGCGCGGCAGAGCCGAGCCCGTCACGGTGATGGTTTGCAGTTGCTTGGTGTTGCTCGAGGCCGGGGCAGCCTGAGTCTGGTCTTGTGCAGGCGCGCTTTGGGCAAAAGCGGTGCCGGCAATCGGGGCAAGCAGCAATCCCGCCAAAGCAAGCGCGAGTTTATTCCGAGTCATTTTTCATACCCTCCAAGGTACAGCGAGTTGTAATTCGCCCAACTAAGGGTTTTTGCGGGAAAGGGGGAGTTGGGCGTGTGGGGACACGAGGCCGAAGTCTTCCACACCTCGGAACCATCCGACAAGTCCTTAACATCACGTAAAATATTACGAATGCCCGTCGTAAGGTGATGCTTGAAGTTAAACCGCCTAATAGGCCTGTCTGGAACGAGATTTATCGAAATAGCACGTGTTCATGCGTTACCGTTCCATGACGAAATCGCAATATTTTACGACAAATGTGAGCGCCGCCTTAACCCGTTTCCAGGCATTTCGCACAGAGACTGATCGAAAAACCCGGCCGGAAAGCCCCCCATGCGGATCGACGGACCCGTCCGGAATGCCCCCCCCATTGGGCCGCATAGAACTAAGCCTGTTTCCGCTCGAAATGGGAAACAGGCTTGGTCGCAACGATTGAGTGGGTAACGCGGTAGGTTTTAACCCACGGCCACGGTGGTTTTCGCCGGCTCGCTCACCAGCATGTTGGCGATGCTTTTCGCCGCCTCGCGCCCGTCGTACACCGCGCGCACAACCAGGTCCGCACCACGCACGTTGTCGCCGCCGGCGAAAATTTTCGGATGACTGGTTTGATGCGGCAGTCTGCCGTGCGCACCGGTGATCACTTTGCCGGACGACGCCAGTTGCACGCCATGTGCAGTCAACCATTCCGGTGGGCTGGGCAGAAAACCGAACGATTGAATCACCACGTCAGCGGCGATCTCCGATTCGGTGCCGGGAATGTTCTGCGGTTTTGGACGTCCATCTCCGCTATCGACCAAACGCGTTTCCACAACACGCACACCGCGCACCTGGCCATTGCCGTCATCGAGAATCGCCATTGGCTGACGATGAAATAGGAAAGAAACACCCTCTTCACGACTGTAATTCACTTCGCGCGCGGAGCCGGGCATGCTCGCTTCATCGCGACGGTATACGCAGGTGACCGACGCGGCGCCGAGGCGAATCGCGGTGCGATTGCAATCCATACCAGTGTCGCCGCCACCTAGGACGACGACATGCTTGCCGTGGAAATCGAACATCGAAGCCGGCTCGTCGCGCATCAGCCGTTCGGTATTGGCGATCAGGAACGGCAACGCATCGTGCACGCCTTGCAGCGCGTGTCCCGGCAGTTTTCCGTCGACGAACGTATACGCACCGGTACCGACGAATACCGCGTCGTATTCCTCAAGCAACGATTCGAATGCCACATCGCGCCCGATGTCTTTGCCGAGCACGAAACGCACGCCCATCCCTTCGAGCACATCGCGACGCGTGCGCACCACGCCCTTGTCCAACTTGAAGGGCGGAATGCCGAACGTCAGCAGACCGCCGATTTCGCGATGGCGATCGTAGACATCGACGGCGATGCCTTCGCGACGCAAGCGATCCGCGCAGGCAAGGCCTGCAGGACCCGCGCCGATCACGGCGACGCGATGACCGGTTTCGCGCACATTGGAAAGGTCCGGACGCCAACCTTGGCGGAATGCTTCGTCGGTCACCCAGCGCTCGATGCTGCCGATCGTCACCGAACCGAAGGCCGTCTGCTCCAGCGTGCAAGCGCCTTCGCACAGTCGATCCTGCGGGCACACGCGTCCGCAAATTTCAGGTAGCGGATTGGTTTCGTGCATCAAGGTCGCCGCTTCCAGAATGCGACCTTGCTGAACCAGCTTCAGCCAGTTGGGAATGTAGTTGTGCACCGGACACGCGTGCTCGCAATACGGATTGCCGCAATCGATGCAACGTTCCGCCTGCGTGGACGCTTGCGGCATGGCGAAGTCACCGCCGATTTCACCGTAACCCAACACGCGCACCGCAACGGGAACCGTGCGCGGCGGCTGTCGCGGCACATCCAGGAATTGGAAAAGTTTTGCGCTCATGCCGCCCTCCGCAGTTCTTCGGCCAGCACGGCGAGGCTCGCGGCTTTCGGTTTCACCAGCCAAAATTTGTATTGCAGGCCGCGGAAGTCGCGCAGAATCTGCCGACCCCATTCGCTGCCGGTCAATTCGACGTGGCGGGTGACCAATCTCCGCAGATGCTGCATGTAGTTTTCCATCCCCTCCGGCGAGATACGCAGAATGTCGACCAGCTCGTGGTTGTAGCAGTCGACGAAATCGCGCTCGATATCGAGCACGTAAGCAAAGCCGCCGGTCATACCCGCACCGAAGTTGAGACCAACCTTGCCGAGCACAGCGACGACGCCGCCCGTCATGTATTCGCAGCAGTGATCGCCTGCACCTTCGACGACCGCAAGCGCGCCGGAATTGCGCACGGCGAAGCGTTCGCCCGCGCGACCTGCGGCATACAGCTCGCCATCGGTCGCGCCGTACAAACACGTGTTGCCGATGATCGCCGCATCTTGACTCGCATACGGCGCATCCGCAGGCGGACGAACCACAATGCGACCGCCGGCCATGCCTTTGCCGACGCCATCGTTGGCTTCGCCGATCAGCTCGATATGCACGCCGCCCGCGTTCCAAGCGCCGAGACTTTGTCCCGCCGCGCCTTCCAGCTTCAATTCGATTGGATGCGCATCCATGCCGTGATCGCCATGCCGACGCGCGACATCGCCGGACAAGCGCGCGCCGATGGCGCGATCGGTATTTTCGATGCGATAGGCGAACGCGCCGCCTCCCTTGCTCGCTACCGCCGCCGCCGTGTCGGCCGCGATTCGTGACGCCAGTTCGGCGTCATCGCGCATCGGATTGCGTGCGAGCGTGCATGCGAAATCGCTGCGCGCGCTCAATCCCGTACCGTCGATCAGCGGTGCGAGATCGAGTTTGTGCTGCACGGGCGTCACGCCGTCGATCTGTTCCAACAGATCCGTGCGCCCCACCAATTCACCCAACGTGCGCACGCCGAGTCGCGCCAAATGCGCGCGCACGTCCTGCGCGACAAAGGTGAAGTAGTTCATCACCATTTCGGGCAAGCCAACGAAGTGATCTTTGCGCAACACGGGATGCTGCGTAGCCACGCCGGTGGCGCAATTGTTCAAGTGACAGATGCGCAGATATTTGCAGCCCAGCGCCACCATCGGGCCGGTGCCGAAACCAAAACTCTCCGCGCCCAGCGCAGCGGCTTTCACCACATCCAGGCCCGTCTTCAAACCACCGTCGGCCTGCAGACGCACGCGGCCACGCAAATCGTTGCGACGCAAAGTCTGTTGCGTTTCCGCTAGGCCCAGCTCCCACGGCGTGCCTGCGTATTTGATCGACGTCAGCGGACTTGCGCCGGTGCCACCGTCGTGTCCACTGACCGTGATCAGATCCGCGCCCGCCTTCACCACGCCGGCGGCCACCGTGCCGACACCCGCGTGCGATACCAATTTCACCGACACCAGCGCTTCGGGATTCACTTCTTTCAAATCGTGAATCAGTTCGGCCAGGTCTTCGATGGAATAGATGTCGTGATGCGGCGGCGGCGAAATCAGGCCGATGCCCGGCTTGGCGTAACGCAGACGCGCAATCGTGGCGTCCACTTTATGGCCCGGCAGCTGACCGCCCTCGCCCGGCTTGGCGCCTTGCGCGATCTTGATCTGCAGCACTTCCGCATTGACGAGATACGCCGGCGTAACGCCGAAACGACCGGACGCCACCTGCTTGATCTTCGACGCACGCTCGGTGCCGTAACGCGCGGGATCTTCACCGCCTTCGCCGGAATTGCTGCGCGCGCCGAGACGGTTCATCGCGATCGCCAACGCTTCGTGCGCTTCGGGCGACAACGCACCCAACGACATACCGGCCGAATCGAAGCGCTTCAGGACCGCGTCGACGGATTCGACTTCTTCCAGCGGAATCGATGCGTCGGTGGATTTGAAACCCAACAGATCACGCAATGCCGACGGCGGACGATGATCCACAAAATCGGCGTACGCGCGATAGTCTGCGGGGTTGCCCGTGCGCACCGCCTTCTGCAACGTGGCGATCACGTCGGGGTTGTACATGTGGTACTCGCCGCCGTGCACGTATTTATAGAGACCGCCGGCACGCAGCGGCAATGCTTCGTTCCACGCTTCAGCGGCGAGCAGGCGCTGCTCGTGTTCCAACTCGGCGAAGCCTGCGCCGCCGACGCGCGACGGCGTACCCGGGAAACACAGTTCCACGACATCCGGCGACAAACCGACAATTTCGAACAGCTGCGCACCGCGATAACCCGCCACGGTGGAGATGCCCATCTTCGACAAAATCTTCAACAAGCCTTTACGAATGCCGCGACGATAACTGCGCCCGATTTCCGCGCGATCGCCCTCGATATGGCCTTCGCGTCCCAGTTCGAACAGGCTCTGATACGCGAGCCACGGATAGATCGCCGTCGCGCCGAAGCCGATCAAGCAAGCGAACTGATGCGGATCGCGCGGCGTGGCGGTTTCGACCAGGATGTTGCACTGGCAGCGCAATCCTTCCTCGATCAGATGCGCATGCACGGCGCCGGTCGCCAGCAAGGAATGAATCGGCAGCAAATCTTTCTGCGGATAACGGTCGCTCAGAAACACCATCGCGCAACCGTCGCGCACGACTTGCGCCACTTCCCTGCATAAGCGACGCAACGCGGCTTCCAAGCCTTCTTCCGGCTCGTACATCAAGTCGAAGCGCGGCGCGTTCGCGTATTGCGGCATCGCCAACAGCTGACGCAATTTGCGTTGCGAAAGCACCGGCGAGTTGATCAGGATCTGCTTCGCGTTCTCCGGCTTCAGATCGAACACGTTGCCTTCCGGACCGATCTGCGTCA includes:
- a CDS encoding TonB-dependent receptor; translated protein: MTRNKLALALAGLLLAPIAGTAFAQSAPAQDQTQAAPASSNTKQLQTITVTGSALPRVDTETPSPVTVITAADIARTGFTNVSDVVRAVSADNSGSIPNSFYAGFAAGSSGVALRGLTVNSTLVLIDGKRAASYPLVDDGIRSFVDLNTIPLAAVERIEVLKDGASSIYGSDAIAGVVNIILKPSFQGVEGTAEIGNSQHGGGFHKHATLVAGMGDLNSDHYNTYLSAEWEQDQAIPLSDRSYPFNSSNYTGIGGNDLRWGNPANNQGSTVGSVTPAGTAPGGAATGPTQPLGACSSNMQLVTNAAGSYCAQDQQHQYGFAQQYSNRIGLYGRFTYKFSDTTKAYASLSYDENKTIINGTPSQIQSGVPNNTNTIQLPPGNPSNPFGNQYAYINYAFGDIPSQSITDDHNLRAVLDLQGAWGEWNYEASVVGNHQSLDYTNLGLISYQGLINAINNGTYNFANPSANSQAVRNSVAPPYNVTDHADMDVFDFTVNRELFDLPGGASGFAGGVQFRHEGQLQQPLNPGGIYQGLGATFITGSRNVSGIYGEFDAPILESLEADVSGRFDHYPSVGNNFSPKVGLKWKPTDWLAVRGTYSKGFRAPQFGESSGSYSAGFTNNSVAGLGAPASFLAAHGGDAYVSNPYAIELGSTGNPNLKPEKSQSFTFGVVVQPTSWLNASLDYYNIRKSNVIVPANPGPALANYFANGTVLPGYTMVFDTADPTHPGAPLRPIFVGADYVNGDWLKTTGLDLDLQAHFAFSNGIKYISELQGTQIFQWKEDVGGQVQSYVGTQGPYGLSSGAGTPRTRGNWANTVEYGPFSVTATVYFTSHLYEAAEDQTNNPFCADALAADGGPLANNCTMGSFTYGNLVGSYKLNDKITFTASVDNVTDKKPPIDPLNYAANLYNPTYSFPGIVGRFWNVGVKVKL
- a CDS encoding FAD-dependent oxidoreductase, whose protein sequence is MSAKLFQFLDVPRQPPRTVPVAVRVLGYGEIGGDFAMPQASTQAERCIDCGNPYCEHACPVHNYIPNWLKLVQQGRILEAATLMHETNPLPEICGRVCPQDRLCEGACTLEQTAFGSVTIGSIERWVTDEAFRQGWRPDLSNVRETGHRVAVIGAGPAGLACADRLRREGIAVDVYDRHREIGGLLTFGIPPFKLDKGVVRTRRDVLEGMGVRFVLGKDIGRDVAFESLLEEYDAVFVGTGAYTFVDGKLPGHALQGVHDALPFLIANTERLMRDEPASMFDFHGKHVVVLGGGDTGMDCNRTAIRLGAASVTCVYRRDEASMPGSAREVNYSREEGVSFLFHRQPMAILDDGNGQVRGVRVVETRLVDSGDGRPKPQNIPGTESEIAADVVIQSFGFLPSPPEWLTAHGVQLASSGKVITGAHGRLPHQTSHPKIFAGGDNVRGADLVVRAVYDGREAAKSIANMLVSEPAKTTVAVG